The following are encoded in a window of Harmonia axyridis chromosome 7, icHarAxyr1.1, whole genome shotgun sequence genomic DNA:
- the LOC123685206 gene encoding protein big brother-like, giving the protein MLYCQRNFARWRKLHDDRFIVTYRESEVRYTGCRERGKEERQSKFQRELHEGRTEVSFITNGMSIQLAFTPPTQEYNKKDKQCDLDREPGKVHIKSSLIMNGVCVRWRGWIDLERLDGIGCLEYDEELGAKEEARRDSYMKMR; this is encoded by the coding sequence ATGCTCTACTGCCAGAGAAATTTTGCGCGATGGCGGAAACTTCATGATGATCGATTTATTGTCACCTATAGAGAGAGTGAGGTCAGATACACAGGATGTCGAGAAAGGGGAAAGGAAGAAAGACAGAGCAAATTTCAACGTGAACTTCATGAAGGTCGCACTGAAGTTTCTTTCATCACCAACGGAATGTCTATCCAATTAGCTTTCACACCACCAACTCAAGAATATAACAAGAAAGATAAACAATGTGATCTCGATAGAGAACCTGGAAAAGTTCACATCAAATCCTCCTTAATAATGAACGGCGTCTGCGTCAGATGGAGGGGTTGGATCGATCTGGAGCGTCTCGACGGCATCGGCTGCCTCGAATATGACGAAGAATTGGGCGCTAAAGAAGAGGCCAGAAGAGATAGCTACATGAAGATGAGATGA
- the LOC123685203 gene encoding putative cystathionine gamma-lyase 2 encodes MGHLPLIIYNKLFIVPSPFDCSQVLRSLKTLALRMKQHSESSLQIAKYLESHPKVEGVIHPGLPNHPHYELTKRKTSGHSGIFSIYIKGNLDSSKKILQSLKKFTLAESLGGYESLAELPSVMTHASVPPEQREKLRITDNLIRLSVGLEDVKSLILDLEQALKAI; translated from the coding sequence ATGGGACATTTACCCCTAATTATATATAACAAGTTATTTATAGTACCATCACCATTCGATTGCTCTCAAGTGCTCAGAAGTTTGAAAACTCTTGCACTCAGAATGAAACAACATTCAGAAAGTTCTCTCCAGATTGCAAAGTACCTTGAAAGCCACCCAAAAGTTGAAGGTGTAATACACCCAGGTTTGCCAAACCACCCGCATTATGAGCTaaccaaaagaaaaacaagTGGTCATAGtggaatattttccatttaCATTAAGGGCAATTTGGAttcttcgaagaaaattttGCAATCGTTGAAAAAGTTCACACTTGCTGAAAGTTTAGGAGGTTATGAAAGTTTGGCCGAGTTACCCAGTGTTATGACTCATGCCTCAGTTCCACCAGAGCAGAGAGAAAAGTTGAGAATAACTGATAACTTAATTAGGCTTTCAGTTGGTTTGGAGGATGTGAAAAGTCTAATTTTGGATTTAGAGCAAGCGTTGAAGGCTATTTGA
- the LOC123685164 gene encoding catenin alpha-like, which yields MSGDHFLPIQEDFSTIAIHEAQEPEQWSCMEVVTPISTSTTYKQRRPADFKKYEYSRSGNPTREVLEKVIAKLEDAKYGYCFSSGLGANTTLLGLLKCGEHILCINDVYGGTNRLFSKVASRFGIETSFSEIEAESFEKNMRPNTKMIWIETPTNPTLQVCDIAKVAEISKKHNVILVVDNTFLTPYFEKPLTLGADVVVHSLTKYMNGHSDVVMGACMTNNEALSKEIKFLQNAMGIEAVKVLNEQVMPKFTQRVQVAVQALSSYPPKEVDENDFIDASRLIYDGVREIRRAVLMNRADEDLDPEDVELDENYTLETRSKSSAHTGEHGVDEYPDISGITTAREAMGKMPDEDKKKILQQVEFFRSEKLKFDKEVAKWDDAGNDIIVLAKHMCMIMMEMTDFTRGRGPLKTTMDVINAAKKISEAGTKLDKLTRQIAEQCPESSTKKDLLAYLQRIALYCHQMNITSKVKADVQNISGELIVSGLDSATSLIQAAKNLMNAVVLTVKASYVASTKYPRQTGTVASPIVVWKMKAPEKKPLVRPEKPEEVRAKVRKGSQKKVQNPIHALSEFQSATESI from the coding sequence ATGTCCGGAGATCATTTCTTACCCATCCAAGAAGATTTTTCAACCATTGCTATTCATGAAGCTCAAGAGCCAGAACAATGGTCTTGTATGGAAGTTGTTACCCCAATTTCAACATCTACAACATATAAACAAAGACGACCCGCTGATTTCAAGAAATATGAATACAGTAGAAGTGGAAATCCTACCAGAGAAGTTCTGGAAAAGGTTATAGCTAAACTAGAAGATGCTAAATATGGATATTGTTTCAGTTCAGGTTTGGGAGCCAACACCACTCTTCTAGGACTATTGAAATGTGGAGAACATATTCTCTGCATCAATGATGTTTATGGAGGCACCAACAGATTATTCTCTAAAGTTGCTAGTAGGTTTGGAATAGAAACTAGTTTTTCGGAAATAGAGGCTGaaagttttgagaaaaatatgaGGCCAAATACTAAAATGATATGGATTGAAACCCCTACTAATCCCACTCTTCAGGTATGTGATATTGCCAAAGTTGCTGAGATTTCAAAAAAGCATAATGTGATCCTCGTTGTTGATAATACCTTTTTGACGCCATATTTTGAAAAACCTTTAACGTTAGGAGCAGATGTTGTGGTACATTCACTAACTAAATATATGAATGGCCATTCTGATGTTGTCATGGGTGCATGTATGACAAATAATGAGGCATTATCCAAagaaattaagtttttgcaaaaTGCTATGGGTATAGAGGCTGTAAAAGTGCTGAATGAGCAAGTGATGCCGAAGTTCACTCAAAGAGTTCAAGTAGCCGTTCAAGCTTTGTCCAGCTATCCGCCAAAAGAGGTGgatgaaaatgattttataGATGCTTCAAGACTTATTTATGACGGAGTACGAGAGATACGAAGAGCAGTTCTGATGAATAGGGCTGATGAGGATTTGGATCCTGAAGATGTTGAACTGGATGAAAATTACACATTGGAAACTAGAAGTAAATCAAGTGCTCATACAGGAGAACACGGTGTTGATGAATATCCGGATATTAGTGGAATAACAACAGCCAGAGAGGCAATGGGCAAAATGCCTGATGaagataaaaagaaaattttgcaACAGGTGGAATTCTTCAGGAGTGAAAAATTGAAGTTTGACAAAGAGGTAGCAAAGTGGGACGATGCTGGCAATGACATAATCGTGTTGGCCAAACATATGTGCATGATAATGATGGAGATGACTGATTTTACTCGTGGACGTGGACCCTTGAAGACAACTATGGACGTAATTAATGCTgctaaaaaaatttctgaagccGGAACAAAGTTGGACAAACTGACTCGACAAATAGCAGAGCAATGTCCCGAAAGTTCCACCAAGAAGGACTTGCTGGCTTATCTACAAAGAATTGCACTATACTGTCACCAAATGAATATAACATCGAAAGTGAAGGCAGATGTTCAAAATATTTCTGGCGAGCTCATCGTTTCAGGCTTGGATAGTGCAACTTCATTAATTCAAGCAgccaaaaatttgatgaatgcAGTTGTATTGACTGTTAAGGCCTCTTACGTGGCATCAACGAAATACCCAAGACAAACTGGAACTGTGGCGTCTCCGATTGTGGTTTGGAAGATGAAAGCACCGGAGAAAAAACCTTTGGTAAGACCAGAAAAACCAGAAGAAGTTCGAGCCAAGGTGAGAAAAGGCTCACAGAAGAAGGTTCAAAACCCTATTCATGCACTGTCAGAGTTTCAGAGTGCAACTGAATCGATATAA
- the LOC123685178 gene encoding protein mothers against dpp-like, translated as MDIEEGESSSSGPLSTLNSLFSFTSPAVKKLLGWKQGDEEEKWAEKAVDSLVKKLKKKKGAIEELERALSCPGTPSKCVTIPRSLDGRLQVSHRKGLPHVIYCKVWRWPDLQSHHELKPLEHCQYPFSAKHKEVCINPYHYKRVESPVLPPVLVPRHNDFVPGHSLLPFQQLVEPNMPQNVSYSQNGFNSNQMSPSSPLSNVSSPGSVSSNPQSPYANLAETPPPAYSPTDENNVNPNNNQNPEQSLANDVQPVAYQEKPFWASIAYYELNSRVGEVFHCHSTSVIVDGFTNPSNNSDRFCLGQLSNVNRNSTIENTRRHIGKGVHLYYVNGEVYAECLSDSPIFVQSRNCNHHHNFHPSTVCKIPAWS; from the coding sequence ATGGACATAGAGGAAGGAGAGTCTTCTAGCAGTGGTCCATTATCAACCCTAAACAGCCTGTTTTCATTCACAAGTCCTGCAGTCAAGAAACTCCTTGGCTGGAAACAGGGAGATGAAGAGGAAAAATGGGCTGAAAAGGCAGTTGATAGTTTagtgaaaaaactaaaaaaaaaaaaaggtgcaatTGAGGAATTAGAACGTGCCTTATCATGTCCTGGAACACCAAGTAAATGTGTCACAATTCCCAGAAGTTTGGATGGAAGACTCCAAGTTTCCCATCGTAAAGGATTACCCCACGTTATTTATTGTAAAGTGTGGAGATGGCCCGATCTGCAAAGTCACCATGAGTTAAAGCCATTGGAACATTGTCAATATCCATTCTCTGCCAAACACAAGGAAGTCTGCATCAATCCTTATCATTATAAGAGAGTGGAAAGCCCAGTTTTACCGCCTGTTTTGGTTCCAAGACACAATGACTTTGTACCCGGTCATTCATTACTTCCATTCCAACAACTTGTTGAGCCGAATATGCCCCAAAACGTGAGCTATTCTCAAAATGGTTTCAATTCCAATCAAATGAGCCCTAGTTCGCCGTTGTCTAATGTGTCATCACCCGGAAGTGTTTCATCTAATCCCCAATCACCATATGCCAATCTTGCAGAAACCCCTCCTCCTGCTTATAGTCCTACAGATGAAAATAATGTAAATCCAAACAACAATCAGAATCCTGAACAAAGTTTAGCCAATGATGTCCAACCAGTGGCTTATCAAGAAAAACCATTCTGGGCCTCCATAGCTTACTACGAGTTGAATAGTCGGGTAGGTGAGGTATTCCATTGTCATTCCACCTCAGTTATAGTGGATGGATTCACAAACCCTAGCAACAATTCCGACAGATTCTGTCTTGGCCAGTTGAGCAACGTTAATCGTAACTCTACTATTGAGAACACTAGGCGACATATAGGCAAAGGGGTGCATCTGTACTATGTGAATGGTGAAGTTTATGCGGAGTGTCTTTCTGATTCTCCGATATTTGTGCAATCAAGAAATTGCAACCATCACCACAATTTCCATCCATCTACTGTCTGCAAAATACCGGCTTGGTCGTAA
- the LOC123685364 gene encoding LOW QUALITY PROTEIN: cystathionine beta-synthase-like (The sequence of the model RefSeq protein was modified relative to this genomic sequence to represent the inferred CDS: substituted 1 base at 1 genomic stop codon) — protein sequence MVRLSNLMKNSNLEYELLAKCEYFNPGGSVKDRIAHRIVEDAEKAGILKLGATIIEPTSGNTGIGLALAAAVKGYRCVIVISEKMSNEKVDVLKALGAEVVRTPISASSDSPEGLFGVTNRLKNEIPNSIILDQYSNPGNPLAHYDTTAEEILDQCDGKIDMIVLGTGTGGTMTGIGRKIKEKSPNTIVVGVDPEGSILALPEEVNKTETDFYEVEGIGYDFIPTVLDRNVVDEWVKINDXESLPMARRLIKEEGLLSGGSSGAVVAGALKAAKNLKKNQRVVVLLPDSIRNYITKFVSDHWMESKNLQEPVNTQNHSWWDTAVTEITMQPLTTAKQCIQCFKVLKMMKLSGIDQIPIVDNDGSLVGVVTMQNLLNKLIAKKITASDEISTIVETIFSKISSSGTLGVVSRTLERESFVVVVDKNEALGIITAVDLLQFVATEEGCRRKAEEESE from the coding sequence ATGGTGAGATTATCTAATTTAATGAAGAATTCGAATTTGGAATATGAACTACTAGCCAAATGTGAGTATTTCAATCCTGGTGGTTCTGTGAAAGATCGAATTGCCCACCGGATTGTAGAAGATGCTGAAAAAGCAGGAATACTGAAACTAGGCGCTACAATAATTGAACCCACTTCTGGAAATACTGGTATTGGTCTCGCACTTGCAGCTGCTGTTAAAGGGTACCGTTGTGTGATAGTTATATCCGAGAAGAtgtcaaatgaaaaagtggatgtTCTTAAAGCTCTTGGTGCCGAAGTGGTCAGAACTCCTATCTCAGCTAGTTCCGATTCACCTGAAGGACTATTTGGCGTAACTAACAGACTGAAGAATGAAATTCCCAACTCTATTATTCTCGACCAATACAGTAATCCTGGAAATCCTTTGGCGCATTATGATACAACTGCTgaggaaatattggatcaatGTGATGGTAAAATCGATATGATTGTACTTGGTACTGGTACAGGTGGCACCATGACAGGAATTggaagaaagatcaaagaaaaatCACCAAACACAATCGTTGTAGGTGTTGATCCTGAAGGTTCCATTTTAGCACTGCCTGAAGAAGTTAATAAAACAGAAACTGATTTTTACGAAGTAGAAGGAATTGGCTATGATTTCATACCAACTGTTTTGGACCGTAATGTTGTTGATGAGTGGGTTAAAATTAACGACTAAGAATCTCTGCCAATGGCTCGTAGACTCATTAAGGAGGAAGGTCTTCTATCTGGAGGAAGCAGTGGTGCAGTTGTTGCTGGTGCTCTCAAAGCTGCcaaaaacttgaagaaaaatCAACGTGTTGTAGTTCTGTTACCTGATAGTATAAGAAATTACATCACAAAGTTTGTTTCTGATCATTGGATGGAGTCAAAAAATTTACAAGAACCTGTTAATACACAAAATCATTCGTGGTGGGATACTGCTGTTACAGAAATCACAATGCAACCTCTGACAACAGCTAAACAGTGTATCCAGTGTTTCAAAgtgttgaaaatgatgaaactaAGTGGAATAGATCAAATACCAATTGTTGACAATGATGGTTCTCTCGTAGGTGTGGTGACTATGCAGAATTTACTAAATAAACTTATAGCAAAGAAAATAACTGCAAGTGATGAAATATCAACTATAGTTGAGACAATTTTCTCCAAAATATCTAGCTCTGGAACTTTGGGAGTTGTTTCAAGAACGTTGGAAAGGGAATCATTTGTGGTTGTTGTAGACAAAAACGAAGCACTTGGTATAATCACTGCTGTTGATTTGTTACAATTCGTTGCCACAGAAGAAGGTTGCCGAAGAAAAGCAGAAGAAGAATCTGAATAA
- the LOC123685193 gene encoding 40S ribosomal protein S3-like encodes MASLVSLKRKFVADGVFKAELDEFLRRELAEDGYSGVEVRTTPAKTEIIISATRTDLVLGEKNRRIRELTRLVTMRFNFPENSVALYAEKVANRGLCATAQAESLRFKLLGGLAIRRACYGVLRYIMQNGAQGCEIIISGKLRGQRAKAMKFVEGLMIHSGDPVNTYVNTATRHVLLRQGVVGIKIKIMLPHDATGKIGPKNPLPDKIVIHEPKEEPLPESPRTELKANSDEPKEPSPKEE; translated from the coding sequence ATGGCTTCTCTAGTTTCTTTGAAGCGAAAGTTTGTCGCTGATGGTGTCTTCAAGGCTGAACTTGATGAATTTTTGAGGAGAGAGTTAGCCGAAGATGGCTACTCTGGTGTTGAAGTTAGGACAACTCCAGCTAAGACTGAAATTATCATCTCTGCGACTAGGACTGATTTAGTTCTTGGTGAAAAAAACCGCAGGATTCGAGAATTAACTCGTTTAGTCACAATGAGATTCAACTTTCCTGAAAACTCTGTTGCGCTCTATGCAGAGAAAGTAGCAAACAGGGGCTTGTGTGCTACTGCCCAGGCTGAATCTTTAAGGTTCAAGCTTCTCGGGGGGCTCGCTATTCGCAGAGCCTGCTATGGCGTATTACGCTATATTATGCAGAATGGCGCTCAAGGATGCGAGATCATAATTTCTGGCAAACTTAGAGGCCAGAGAGCAAAAGCAATGAAATTTGTTGAAGGACTCATGATTCATTCTGGAGATCCGGTCAACACATATGTCAACACTGCAACAAGACATGTGCTCTTGAGGCAGGGAGTCGTTGGCATCAAGATAAAAATAATGTTGCCTCACGATGCCACAGGCAAAATTGGACCTAAAAACCCTCTCCCTGACAAAATTGTGATCCATGAGCCCAAAGAAGAGCCTCTTCCAGAGTCGCCCAGAACAGAGTTAAAAGCGAATAGTGATGAACCAAAAGAACCTTCTCCTAAAGAAGAATGA
- the LOC123685366 gene encoding protein hunchback-like, with product MFSISHYSEYRSTPYRNQNSRCVSPFDPSTSPTYPSPIKEEILSEDEKPDISTSDLSSDSSALKCLEKSVENSLNISAPGSPTQNTSSDALLNSHGRIKTVKCKHCQAVFNTKLEFWNHQRDHIKPDRVLECDKCPFVTEYKHHMEYHLRNHGGEKPYKCKKCDYRCVNKSMLNSHMKSHSNIYQYRCSNCHYSSKYCHSLKIHLRKYRHQPAMVLNPDGTPNPLPIIDVYGTRRGPKVKNNDGNVPVPSPRKSRIENTQSQMPQQSQMPQQSQMPQQSQMPQQSQMPPANPAMQGMMPFPMLPQDPDLQFKWMLQQAFIMQSIQNMINLGYPNPLASLPSSTQQEQEKREENSALDLSRPSNPDNFGSTNLKLDTPSTSDDEEDEEENLKLLYNVQVEHNVDESPIEQQKPPTPPTPPVIEPSTAAAAGEPWRCPHCSITFDCVALFTIHMRFHNYLDPFTCNSCGERCGNKIDFTVHIFSRPH from the exons ATGTTTTCTATATCCCACTATAGCGAATATCGATCAACCCCCTATCGGAATCAAAACTCACGATGTGTATCGCCATTTGATCCATCAACATCACCAACCTATCCCTCGCCAATCAAAGAAGAAATCCTCTCCGAAGATGAGAAACCAGATATTTCGACCTCCGATCTATCCAGCGACAGCAGTGCCCTCAAGTGCCTAGAGAAATCAGTTGAGAACAGCCTGAACATATCTGCTCCTGGATCTCCAACACAGAATACCAGCTCAGATGCT CTTTTGAACTCCCATGGAAGAATCAAGACAGTGAAATGTAAACATTGCCAAGCCGTGTTCAATACCAAGCTTGAATTCTGGAACCACCAAAGAGATCATATCAAGCCGGATAGGGTCTTAGAATGCGATAAATGCCCTTTTGTGACAGAATACAAGCACCACATGGAGTACCACCTGAGGAACCATGGTGGCGAGAAACCTTACAAGTGCAAAAAATGTGATTATAGATGCGTGAATAAATCGATGCTGAATTCTCACATGAAGTCTCATTCCAATATATACCAGTATAGGTGTTCAAATTGTCACTACTCCTCCAAGTACTGCCATTCGCTCAAGATTCACCTTAGGAAATACCGTCACCAGCCAGCGATGGTTCTGAACCCAGATGGCACTCCTAATCCGTTACCCATCATTGATGTATACGGCACTAGGAGAGGTCCTAAAGTGAAGAACAACGACGGGAACGTACCGGTACCTTCTCCAAGAAAATCGAGGATTGAAAATACTCAGTCTCAAATGCCTCAACAGTCTCAAATGCCCCAACAGTCTCAAATGCCCCAACAGTCTCAAATGCCCCAACAGTCCCAAATGCCACCTGCTAATCCTGCAATGCAAGGGATGATGCCTTTTCCAATGCTACCCCAAGATCCCGATCTTCAATTCAAATGGATGTTGCAACAAGCCTTCATCATGcaatcaattcaaaacatgataAATTTGGGTTATCCAAATCCTCTGGCTTCACTACCATCCAGCACGCAACAAGAGCAGGAGAAGAGAGAGGAAAATTCCGCCCTGGATTTATCCAGACCCTCTAACCCAGATAATTTCGGAAGCACTAACCTCAAATTGGATACTCCTTCTACTTCAGATGATGAAGAAGACGAAGAAGAGAACTTGAAACTTCTTTACAACGTTCAGGTGGAACATAATGTAGATGAATCTCCAATCGAGCAGCAAAAACCTCCAACACCGCCAACACCTCCAGTAATCGAACCTTCTACAGCAGCAGCTGCAGGAGAACCATGGCGATGCCCTCACTGTAGCATTACTTTCGATTGTGTCGCTCTCTTCACTATACACATGAGGTTCCATAACTATTTGGATCCGTTTACTTGCAACTCCTGTGGTGAACGATGTGGAAATAAAATCGATTTCACAGTGCACATATTTTCAAGACCACATTAG
- the LOC123685367 gene encoding poly(A) RNA polymerase, mitochondrial-like: MEKLSYIPDIEDQIEQVVKTISPDEQSMQTIYNLIEKDLASVLSEVFVDSFTIRPTGSRVSGLQLHSSDLDMNIYFEKRPCKARKCTYRVAAALSESVLFDNVVNLSQPRIPIVKCVHKETGLKCDMNFSFLSGVENDQLIKNYLSVDNKLRSVMLVIKYWAQLHELTCKERGFSKYSLTMMFIFYLQHEHSFPSVYELQENTVPTNPTIIWNMNFAHIEETSDKIKEIHSKSMFSLLFGFFSYYEDFLYDWSLVSR, encoded by the coding sequence atggaaaaattgagtTATATTCCAGACATTGAGGATCAGATAGAACAAGTGGTCAAAACTATATCTCCTGATGAGCAATCTATGCAAACGATTTACAACTTGATTGAGAAAGATTTGGCCAGTGTTTTGTCAGAAGTATTCGTCGATAGTTTTACCATTCGCCCTACGGGATCACGAGTTTCTGGTTTACAGTTACACTCTAGCGATTTGGACATGAAtatctatttcgaaaaaagaccaTGTAAGGCAAGAAAATGTACGTATAGGGTTGCTGCAGCTTTGTCGGAGAGTGTATTATTCGATAATGTGGTGAACTTGAGCCAACCCAGAATACCCATTGTCAAGTGTGTACATAAAGAAACAGGGTTGAAGTGTGATATGAATTTCAGCTTTTTGAGTGGAGTTGAAAATGACCagttgataaaaaattatttatcagtagACAACAAGTTGAGATCCGTGATGCTAGTGATAAAATACTGGGCTCAACTACACGAATTGACTTGTAAAGAGCGAGGTTTTTCCAAGTATTCTTTGACGATGATGTTCATTTTCTACCTTCAGCACGAACATTCCTTCCCCAGTGTTTATGAATTACAAGAAAATACAGTTCCCACAAACCCTACTATTATATGGAACATGAACTTTGCACACATAGAGGAAACATCtgataaaataaaagaaatacactcaaaatcaATGTTCAGCCTTCTTTTCGGTTTCTTTAGTTATTATGAGGACTTCCTGTACGATTGGTCGTTGGTATCAAGATAA
- the LOC123685173 gene encoding forkhead box protein O-like yields the protein MVQNVPYFKDKGDSNSSTGWKNSIRHNLSLHNRFMRVQNEGTGKSSWWMINPDAKPGKSVRRRAASMETSKFEKRRGRVKKKVEMLRKGRVLHDTTPSPSSSISEGLDKFPDSPIHGGFQQSPDFRPRASSNTSSCGRLSPIPSVAELEPEWESPRYNSNYSPELAGNYSPDTLAGNLQQGMKLDSDYMGYLNGHTPTQQPPPPPPYTAPFDNFPGRTLHAASPYGITQCPIHRTQNCVCMSIKVERMSPTGMSPSHPHSEPSPDPLGSQYMLNRNMLPRPPSPSPPLTPQPTHTGIASTMMGQLMGALNQNQLDDLSIMELHGSFDCNVEELIKHELNMDGSLDFNFQNQPQGAPESHQTVLPTGQANDPPPYSASVTAVTTPSWVH from the exons ATGGTGCAGAATGTACCTTACTTCAAGGACAAGGGTGACAGCAATAGCTCAACAGGATGGAAGAACTCCATTCGCCACAACCTCAGTCTGCACAACAGGTTCATGAGGGTGCAAAATGAAGGTACTGGTAAATCGTCTTGGTGGATGATCAATCCTGATGCTAAACCAGGAAAATCGGTCAGGAGGAGAGCTGCCTCGATGGAGaccagtaagtttgaaaaaAGGAGAGGAAGAGTGAAAAAGAAGGTTGAGATGCTCAGAAAGGGACGCGTGTTGCATGACACTACACCTAGCCCTAGTTCGTCGATTTCTGAAGGTTTAGATAAATTTCCAGATTCGCCAATTCATGGTGGCTTTCAACAAAGCCCCGACTTCAGACCAAGAGCATCTTCCAACACATCATCGTGCGGGAGACTGTCTCCAATACCGTCTGTGGCTGAGTTGGAACCTGAATGGGAGTCCCCCAGGTACAACAGCAACTACAGTCCTGAATTGGCTGGCAACTACTCTCCCGACACGTTGGCTGGCAACTTGCAACAAGGAATGAAATTAGACTCGGACTACATGGGATACCTGAACGGACATACACCAACACAACAGCCACCCCCGCCACCTCCGTACACAGCCCCCTTCGACAACTTCCCAGGAAGGACCCTACATGCCGCATCACCCTATGGAATCACGCAGTGTCCCATCCACAGGACACAAAACTGCGTGTGTATGTCGATCAAAGTGGAGCGGATGTCACCCACTGGAATGTCGCCCTCCCACCCCCACTCAGAACCCTCTCCAGACCCCTTAGGCAGCCA ATATATGCTCAACAGAAACATGCTACCTAGGCCGCCCTCTCCTAGTCCACCTCTGACACCTCAACCAACACATACCGGCATCGCATCTACCATGATGGGCCAACTGATGGGAGCCCTGAACCAGAATCAGTTAGATGACCTGAGCATCATGGAGCTCCATGGCAGTTTTGATTGCAACGTGGAAGAGCTCATAAAGCATGAGTTGAACATGGACGGCAGCTTGGACTTCAACTTCCAGAACCAGCCCCAAGGAGCCCCTGAAAGCCATCAGACAGTGTTACCAACAGGTCAAGCGAACGACCCACCACCTTACTCCGCCTCTGTGACGGCGGTTACGACGCCGTCTTGGGTACATTAG